Genomic DNA from alpha proteobacterium U9-1i:
TCACAGCGGCGCCCAGATCTGCGCGGCGCGCTGCGCGCGCGCACGCGGAGCGGTTCACCAGCGCATTGAAGCGCGGGGCGAGCCCGTCCTCTTCCGCCTCGCGGTGATCCGCGAACAAACGCTCAGCTACGATCAGGCCCAGGACACGGTCGCCAAGAAACTCAAGACGATCGTACGAGCGGCCGCGCTTCTTGCCATCGATGGCGCTCGCATGCGTCATCGCTTCACGGAGCAGCGCGCGATCCTTGAAAGCGTAGCCGATCCGGTCTTCCAGCGCATCGAAGCGGGCGTCTGGCCCCTGCTTCGTCATTCAAACCTCAACGGACAGCCTTGAGGAAGCGTTCGCCGCGGAAGCCGCTGAACAACGTCCAGGGTTGCAGCAGCGACGTCGATCCGTCGAACGACACGACGATAAACTGCGCCGGTCCGACGAGATTGTCGTACGGCACGAAACCAACCACCGACGGCACACGACTGTCAGCGGAATTGTCGCGATTGTCGCCCATCATGAAGTAATGAGCATCTGGCACCACGAACACGCGCGTGTTGTCCAGTTCGCTCGTTGTGCGGTCAAACGTTACGTATGATGCGCCGTTCGGCAGCGTCTCGCGGAACGCGGGCACGCGCTCGATGAAACCGGACGCTTCCTCGAACTCCACCTCCCCGAGCGATTCACGCGTCACCGCTTCGCCATTGATATGGAGCAGGCCGTCAATCATCTGGATACGGTCACCGGGCAGGCCGATAACGCGCTTGATGAAGTCGCGTTCGGGCTCTGGCGGCGGGCGGAACACCACGACATCGCCGCGCTCAGGATGGCGACCAAACAACCGGCCCTGCGGCAACAACCCTTCCAGCGGTGCAAACGAAAAGCGGCCGTACCCGTACGACCATTTGGTCACGACGATGTAGTCGCCCACCTCCAGCGTCGGCTCCATGGAACCCGACGGAATGCGGAACGGCTGCACGATGGTGAATCGCAGCACCATGGCTAGCGCCAGCGC
This window encodes:
- a CDS encoding signal peptidase I, which translates into the protein MSSMTSSSSQTDLMSGFWENVRIILYALALAMVLRFTIVQPFRIPSGSMEPTLEVGDYIVVTKWSYGYGRFSFAPLEGLLPQGRLFGRHPERGDVVVFRPPPEPERDFIKRVIGLPGDRIQMIDGLLHINGEAVTRESLGEVEFEEASGFIERVPAFRETLPNGASYVTFDRTTSELDNTRVFVVPDAHYFMMGDNRDNSADSRVPSVVGFVPYDNLVGPAQFIVVSFDGSTSLLQPWTLFSGFRGERFLKAVR